The following DNA comes from Streptomyces sp. NBC_00690.
CCTGGAGCGTTCCGTACAGGACGTGGGAGGCGCCCACCCGGAACGGCTTGGAGCGGAAGCGGACGGTGCGCAGCACCCGCCCGGCCTCGTCGACGATCCTCAGCCGCCCCTCGGCCAGGGTGTCCTCGGCGATGGCGAGGCCGACGACGCCGTTGATCTCGTTCCAGTCGATGGGGTGGAAACGGGCCCTCACGACGGACTCGGGGTGGGGGCCGGCTTCTGGGGTCAGCTCGATCAGCCGGGCGGCCTCCGCGTCGAGGGTGACCGTCCCGGATGCCTTGTCCCACCGCCATAGGCCGGTGGCGATGGCTGCCAGGACGTCCTCGGTGCGCATTGCCTCACTTTATTCCGATCTGCTGATGCCTGACCTGCCGGGGGCCACCCGCGGGTGAACGGGCCGTGGACGGACGGCAGAAGGGAGCGCGGGAACAGGCGCGGGCGGCACCGGTACGGATGGGCGCGGAAGCCGCTGGTACGGCTGTTCACCGGGTGAGCCGAGGCCCTCGCGACCCCCGACCTGCCTCTGGCGTGTATATGCCAATGAGGGGGGCGGGGGGTGGGCGGTAACCTTGACAGGCCCACCCCACCCCACTCCGCTAAGACTGGATGAACGACGATGCATCGGTACAGGTCCCACACCTGCGGCGAGCTCCGCGCCTCTGACGTCTCCACCGACGTCCGGCTGAGCGGCTGGCTGCACAATCGTCGAGACCTGGGCGGCATCCTCTTCATCGATCTGCGCGACCACTACGGCATCACCCAGCTCGTCGCCCGCCCGGGCACCGCGGCCAACGAGGCGCTGAGCCACCTCACCAAGGAGACCGTCGTCCGCATCGACGGCAAGGTCGTCAGCCGGGGCGCCGACAACGTCAACCCCGAGCTGCCCACCGGTGAGGTCGAGATCGAGGTGTCCGAGGTGGAGGTGCTGGGCGCGGCCCAGCAGATCCCGTTCACGATCAACGCGGACGACGGCGTCAACGAGGAGCGCCGGCTTGAGTACCGCTTCCTCGATCTGCGCCGTGAGCGCATGCACCGCAACATCATGCTGCGCACCGCGGTGATCAGCGCGATCCGGCACAAGATGACGGCGCTCGGCTTCAACGAGATGGCCACCCCGATCCTCACCGCCACCTCCCCCGAGGGCGCGCGTGACTTCGTGGTGCCCTCCCGGCTGAACCCCGGCAAGTTCTACGCCCTGCCGCAGGCCCCGCAGCAGTTCAAGCAGCTGCTGATGATCTCCGGCTTCGACCGGTACTTCCAGATCGCGCCCTGCTTCCGGGACGAGGACGCCCGCGCCGACCGCTCGCCGGGCGAGTTCTACCAGCTCGACGTCGAGATGAGCTTCGTCGAGCAGGAGGACGTCTTCCAGCCCGTCGAGAAGCTGATGACCGAGCTGTTCGAGGAGTTCGGCGACGGCAAGCACGTCACCTCGCCCTTCCCGCGCATCCCGTTCCGCGAGTCGATGCTGAAGTACGGCAACGACAAGCCGGACCTGCGCGCCCGGCTCGAACTCGTCGACATCACCGATGTCTTCGACGGCTCCGAGTTCAAGGCGTTCGCCGGCAAGCACGTGCGCGCCCTGGCCGTGCCCGACGTCTCCGCGCAGCCCCGGAAGTTCTTCGACCAGCTCGGTGAGTACGCGATCGAGCAGGGCGCCAAGGGGCTGGCCTGGGTGCGCGTCGCCGAGGACGGTTCCCTCTCCGGTCCCATCGCCAAGTTCCTCACCGAGGAGAACGTCAAGGTCCTCACCGAGCGCCTTGGCCTCGCCGCCGGGCACGCCGTCTTCTTCGGCGCGGGCGACTTCGACGAGGTCTCCAAGATCATGGGCGCGGTCCGCGTCGAGGCCGCCAAGCGCGCGGGCCACTTCGACGAGGGCGTCTTCCGGTTCTGTTGGATCGTCGACTTCCCGATGTACGAGAAGGACGAGGAGACCGGGAAGATCGACTTTTCCCACAACCCGTTCTCGATGCCGCAGGGCGGTATGAAGGACCTGGAGGAGAAGGACCCGCTCGACATCCTCGCCTGGCAGTACGACATCGTCTGCAACGGCATCGAGCTGTCCTCCGGCGCGATCCGTAACCATGAGCCCGAGGTCATGCTGAAGGCGTTCGAGATCGCCGGCTACGACCGCGAGACCGTGGAGCACGAGTTCGCGGGCATGCTGCGGGCCTTCCGTCTCGGCGCCCCGCCGCACGGTGGCATCGCCCCCGGCATCGACCGGATCGTGATGCTGCTCGCCGACGAGCCGAACATCCGCGAGACCATCGCCTTCCCGCTCAACGGCAACGCCCAGGACCTGATGATGGGCGCGCCGACCGAGCTGGACGAGTCCCGACTGCGGGAGCTGAACATCCAGCTCCGCAAGCCGGTGGCGAAGCCCGCCGAGTAGCGCCTGTCGGCCGGTTGACGGCACTCCGATCGAGTACGCGAGAGGCCCCGGACCGCGGTCCGGGGCCTCTTCGTGTTCCACCGGTGCTCTGCGTGCTCAGCCCCTTTGCTCCTCGTGCCCGGTTGTTCCTCGTGCTCCGGGGCGCGGACGCATCCCGTTGGGCGGAGGCGTTTGTTCCCGCGCATGCGGGCAACCCGAACCATTCCTCACCGCGTTCCTTCTACGTGGACGACGGAACACGAGAGCGGGGACGGAACCATGGGCTCCGAGTACGGGGACGGCGACTTCGAGGCGTTCGTCGCCGCCCGTGGCCCCCGACTGCTCCGCATGGCCTGGCTGCTGACCGGCGACGCCCATCTCGCCGAGGACCTGCTCCAAACGGTGCTGGCGAAGGTCTGGCCGAACTGGTCGAAGATCTCGCGGGAGCACCCGGAGGCGTACATCCGCAAGGCGCTGGTGCACACCCATGCCTCCTGGTGGCGGCGACGCTGGCGCGGAGAGGTGCCGCACGGCGACCTACCGGACTCCGTGACGTCGATCGACGCATACGCCAATGTCGATCTGGAGCAGTCGCTCGCGACGGCCATCCGCAGCCTTCCGGTCCGGCAGCGGGCGATCGTGGTCCTGCGCTACTTCGAGGACATGAGCGTCGAGGACACCGCGGCCACCCTCGGCTGCGCCACGGGCACGGTCAAGAGCCAGTCGTCGAAGGCGCTGCGCACCCTGCGGGCACTGCTACCCGCCACCATGGCGAAGGCAGGTGATCGCAGTGCTGCATGACCGCCATGACGCCCAGCTCCCGCACGGACCGACTTCGAACGGACCGACTTCGGGCGGATCGGTTCCGGGCGGGCCGGTTTCGGGCGGATCGGCTTTGGACGAGCCGCTGGAGCACGAACTGCGCGCCCTACTCGAACGCGGCACGCCCCGGCTCGCCACATCCGATGGCCTGCTGCGCCAGGTGCGGGAGCGGGTCGTACGACGTCGACGGATCAGGATGGCCCTGGTGACGGGGGGCGCCGCGGCGGTGGCCCTGGTCACGGCCGGAGCGCTGCTGCTGCCCACCACGGCGGACTCCCGGCGTCCGGCGTTGAGCGCACAGACCCCCGCCGCCGTCCCCCCGACCGAAGACACGGTGACGTTCACGGAGTTGGACGGGCTGACGGTCCGACTGCCGGGGGTGTGGCACACCCTGACGATGCCCGCGGACCGCCGCAACCTCGTCGAGCCCCAGGGGTTCATCGCCACCCAACCGGTAGCCCCGTTCACCCGCCCCTGCCAGATGAAGTACGCGGACGGCTGTCTGCCGCTGGACCGTCTCGGCCGTGGGGACATCCTCATCACCGTGACCGCGGGCGGGCCGCCCGGGAGCAAGATCGACAGGCGGGCCTCACGCAAACTCCAGGCCATGGGCGTGGACGACAACTGCGCGGCCATCGGCGGTGCCGTCACCCACGCGGCGAGTCTGGTGACCGACTCCAAGCCCTATCCCACGGTTCTGTCCGCGTTCCGGGTCTGCGCCGCCCCCGGCACCACCGCCGAGACCTGGGCCGATGTCCAGAAGATGATCGACAGCGCCCAACTCGCTGACGCGGACACACCCGATCCCACCACCTCGACAGGACGGTAGATCCCATGCACGCTCGTACGGGCGCGACATCGGCGGCGGCGCTCGCACTCGTTCTTGCGCTGAGCGGCTGCCAGACACAGTCCGGCAAGGCCGCAGGGCCGGGCCCCGCCAAGGAGACCGACCCTGCCGAGAGTGCTCCCGGGGCGCACCCGGTGCACGGCGCCGAGCCCTCGCCGCTCGCGGAGAAACCCACCGAGATACCGGGGCTCGGGCCCAAGACGCGTCAGCGCATGGGCCTCAAGAGCAGGCAGGCACTGGTGGTGCGCGCCGAGGGAGTCGACGCCAACCAGGGGACCGCCGTCCTCTACGAACGCGATTCCGCGGGCGCCTGGCGCCCCGCATCGGACACCTGGCCCACCCGCAACGGCGTCCGCGGCTGGACCGAGCACCACCGCCAGGGCGATCTGCGCACCCCGATCGGCGTGTACGGGCTGACCGACGCGGGCGGACTGCTGAAGGACCCCGGCACGAAACTCCCGTACGACCAGGGGCCCGGCTTCACCCCGCCGAACCGCACCAATGTCGAGGGTGAGCCGCTGACCGGCGCCTTCGACTACGTGGTCGCCGTCAACTACAACCGGGTGGCCGGGCACACCCCGCTGAGCTGGACCCGGCCGCTGGGAGACGCCAGGGGCGGCGGTATCTGGCTCCACGTCGAGCACGGCGCCGGTACGCAAGGCTGTGTGGGGTTGCCCCGGGAGCGCATGAAGGAGTTGCTGCGGCGGCTGGATCCGGCGGCCGAGCCGGTGGTGGTGATGGGGCCCGTGGCGGCGCTGGCAGCGTGAACCGTCCGGGCGCGCCAACGCGCGCCCGACGCCGTAGGACCTCGAACCCGACGCCGTACGACCCTGCACCCCGACGCCGTACGACACGACTCCCGGCCCCGAGCTCATGCCCGGGACCGGGGGTCGTACGCATTCCGGTGTTCCGGTGTTCCGGTACTCCGGTGTTCCGTGCGGA
Coding sequences within:
- the aspS gene encoding aspartate--tRNA ligase: MHRYRSHTCGELRASDVSTDVRLSGWLHNRRDLGGILFIDLRDHYGITQLVARPGTAANEALSHLTKETVVRIDGKVVSRGADNVNPELPTGEVEIEVSEVEVLGAAQQIPFTINADDGVNEERRLEYRFLDLRRERMHRNIMLRTAVISAIRHKMTALGFNEMATPILTATSPEGARDFVVPSRLNPGKFYALPQAPQQFKQLLMISGFDRYFQIAPCFRDEDARADRSPGEFYQLDVEMSFVEQEDVFQPVEKLMTELFEEFGDGKHVTSPFPRIPFRESMLKYGNDKPDLRARLELVDITDVFDGSEFKAFAGKHVRALAVPDVSAQPRKFFDQLGEYAIEQGAKGLAWVRVAEDGSLSGPIAKFLTEENVKVLTERLGLAAGHAVFFGAGDFDEVSKIMGAVRVEAAKRAGHFDEGVFRFCWIVDFPMYEKDEETGKIDFSHNPFSMPQGGMKDLEEKDPLDILAWQYDIVCNGIELSSGAIRNHEPEVMLKAFEIAGYDRETVEHEFAGMLRAFRLGAPPHGGIAPGIDRIVMLLADEPNIRETIAFPLNGNAQDLMMGAPTELDESRLRELNIQLRKPVAKPAE
- a CDS encoding SigE family RNA polymerase sigma factor produces the protein MGSEYGDGDFEAFVAARGPRLLRMAWLLTGDAHLAEDLLQTVLAKVWPNWSKISREHPEAYIRKALVHTHASWWRRRWRGEVPHGDLPDSVTSIDAYANVDLEQSLATAIRSLPVRQRAIVVLRYFEDMSVEDTAATLGCATGTVKSQSSKALRTLRALLPATMAKAGDRSAA
- a CDS encoding L,D-transpeptidase family protein, translating into MHARTGATSAAALALVLALSGCQTQSGKAAGPGPAKETDPAESAPGAHPVHGAEPSPLAEKPTEIPGLGPKTRQRMGLKSRQALVVRAEGVDANQGTAVLYERDSAGAWRPASDTWPTRNGVRGWTEHHRQGDLRTPIGVYGLTDAGGLLKDPGTKLPYDQGPGFTPPNRTNVEGEPLTGAFDYVVAVNYNRVAGHTPLSWTRPLGDARGGGIWLHVEHGAGTQGCVGLPRERMKELLRRLDPAAEPVVVMGPVAALAA